GACCCGCCTCAATCTGCGTAGCATCGGCGTAGACATCACCCCGGGCCTTCATCCTGCCATAGGCCCAGCCAGTCGCCACTCCGAAGGGGGGCTTAAATAAGAGCAACCCTATGCCACGTAACGCCTTACCGGCCTCATCCGGGAGTATTTCGAGCCGTTCGCCACGACCGCGCATGACGACTGGCCCCTCCTGCAGGAAGAGCGGGCAATCCGAGCCCATCTCAGCGGCGAGTTCAGCCAGTTCCGCATCGTTGAGCGGCTCCCCGGTGAGGCGGTTCATGGCCCGCAGCGCCGAGGCGCCGTCGCTACTGCCGCCACCGAGCCCGGCCCCGTGGGGGATCCGCTTCTCGAGGTCAAAGTCAAAGCGCCCCTTTACCCCCGTCCTGGCCCGGAAAAGCTCGGCCGCACGCAGCACGAGATTGGTGTTGTCCGTGGGGACACCGGGCATCTCGCAGCGGAGTGTGTCGGGCCCCTCCGCCTGAGGGTCGTAAATAGTTTCCAGCGTGTCGCCAAAGTCCAGCGGCGCAACCACACTGACCAGCTCGTGAAAGCCGTCCTCACGCACTCCGGTGATGGCGAGCAGCAGGTTGACTTTGGCCGGGGCAGCGAGCGTCAGTTTATCAGCAGTCATTTTTAAATCGAAAGAAGTTGGCACACTGTCGGCTATGCGTTCAGATGAAAAGCCATTTATGAGTCAGCCCAGAGAGGATTGTAAACTGATACTGGCCCTCGACGTGCCCACACGTGAGGATGCCTTCGCGATGCTCGACCGCTGCGGCGATGAGCTCAGCTGGGTCAAGATCGGCCTGCAACTGTTCGTCAAGTACGGCCCGGACTTCGTCAGGGAGGTAGCCGACCGCGGCTACCAGGTCTTTCTCGACCTCAAGCTGCACGACATCCCGAACACCGTGGCATCCGCCGTACGCAGCCTCAAGGGCCTGCCCATCGGCATGCTGACGCTCCACTCCATGGGCGGCCAGGAGATGATGAGCCGCGCCGCCGAGGCTGCCGCAGAGATCAACCCGGACCTCACCCTGCTGGGCGTGACCGTGCTCACCTCCATGAACCGCACGAACCTCGCCACGATCGGCTTTGACGATGACCCCGAGGCCATGGTCCTGCGCCTGGCCCGCCTGACCAGCGAATCCGGCCTGGGCGGACTGGTCTGCTCCCCGCTGGAGCTGCCCATGGTCCGTAAGGAGCTGGGGCCGCAGATCAAGATCATCACCCCCGGCGTGCGCCCCGAGGGCGCCAGTGCCGACGACCAGAAGCGTATCCTCACCCCCGCCGGTGCCCGCGCCAAGGGCGCGTCGTTCATCGTGGTGGGCCGCCCCATCCTGAAGGCCGACGACCCCAGCCAGGCCATCACACGGATTCTCGCTGAGCTGCGCTAATCCGCACAGCCTGCAAGTTGACCGCTTTTCCGCCATCCATTCCTTAGCCTGAACCACACTTGCTCCCATGTCTTACGCAGCCATTTTCCTGTGTGCCGGTAGCGGTACGCGCATGCGCGGGGCCGTGCAGGATAAAGTCCTGACCCCGCTCAACGGCCTGCCCGTCGTCGCCCACTCGCTGAGGGCTTTCCATCAAGCAGACATCATTGACGAGATCACCGTCGTCTACCGCGACGAAGAGCAACGCCAGGAGATCGAGCAGGTGCTCGCCGCAAACAACCCCGCCCAGTACCCGATTCACTGGGTTGAGGGGGGGCGCGAGCGCCAGGATTCGGTCTTCAATGCGCTGACCGAGCTCTCCCTGCTGGTGGACTATGTTTTTATCCACGACTGTGCCCGACCGCTCGTCCACCCCGAGGCCCTGCGCAAGCTCCGTGACGCCGTCAAAAGCGATAATGCCGCCGTACTCGCCCACAGGGTCACCGACACGATCAAAAAGGCCTCCACCAAGCGGTCCGTGCGTAAGCGTAAGCTGCGCGACGTGCCCCGCTCCGGACTCTGGGCCATGGAGACCCCGCAGGCCTTCCAGCGCGAAATGATCGTCGAGGCCTACCGCCGCCTGCGCTTCAATAACCTCTCCGTCACCGACGACACCGCCGCCCTCGCCTACCAGCACATCGGCGTCACCCTCGTCGAGAACGAGTGGCCCAACCCGAAAATGACCGTGCCCGGCGACCTCGACTACCTCGAGTTCCTCATGAATAAGCGCGGCGCGTGACCGCGAGCTTGTTTTTGCGGGCTTACGCAGCCCGCGCCCGCGGCAGGCCAGGCCTGCACTTTCGATGCTGTGCATCGTGTCAGCGATTACGGGAAACAGAGAATCTGTTTGCCCGTAATCGCTGAGCAAAGCATCCAAACTGGATCACCCCACAACCATTGGGACGGACACGTGATGGGATGAACCTCAATGACGATTAAAGGCTGAGCCAGCATTCGCTAAGAGGGCATCGGGGTAGCGACTGCAAGGAGCGTAGGGGCGAAGCCCCTCAGTCGGATCAAACGCCGAGCGTTTGCCGCGGGTGCGGGGCGCGCAGCCCCGCAAAAATCACGCCTTTTCCAGCATGACGACCGCGTGGGCGGCGATGCCCATGCTGCGGCCGAGGTCGCCGATTTTCTCGTTGGTGGTGGCCTTGAGGCCGACCTCGGTCGTTTCGATCTGCATACTGGCGGCCAGAGCGCGCTTCATGGCGTCGAGGTGGGGAGCGATCTTCGGCTCCTCGGCGATGAGGGCGATGTCGCAATTACCCACGCGGAAGCCGCGGCTGTGCGCCTCTTCGACGGCCTTGCGGAGAATATCCTGCGAGTCCATCCCCTCGCAGCGCGGGTCGGTATTGGGGAAAAAGTGGCCGATGTCGGGCAGGCCGAGCGCACCGAGCACAGCGTCGGCGAGTGCGTGAGTCAGGCAATCGGCATCCGAGTGCCCATCGAGGCCTTTGTCGTGCGGGATTTCGACCCCGCCGAGGATCAGCTTGCGCCCTTCGGCGAAGCGGTGGATGTCGTAGCCCAGTCCGATACGAAATTGACTCATGCGGCCCATTGAGGCCGAGCTCGCCCCCATTGGCAACCCTGTTCAGGGAGAGCTGCCCCGAAACTGCCCTCAGCACTTCTGTAGCAAGCCCTGATCGAGGAAGCTCAGGGCGTCATCCGGGGTGACAATGAGGTGGTCGAGCAGGGTCAACCCCACCGCATTGGCGGCCGAGATCAGACACCGCGTCAGGTGCAGGTCCTCCGAGGAGGCCTTGAGCTGGCCGCTGGGGTGGTTGTGGGCCACCACGATAAAGACCGCGTGCCGCGCGAGCGCCGCCTGCATGACCTTGCGCGGGTAAACGGTGGTACGGTCCGGCACCCCCTCCTCCAGCCGCTGCACACCGTCGGGCAGGAGCTGGTAGCGCTTGTCCAGATAGGCGACCTCGA
This genomic interval from Ruficoccus sp. ZRK36 contains the following:
- the ispE gene encoding 4-(cytidine 5'-diphospho)-2-C-methyl-D-erythritol kinase, encoding MTADKLTLAAPAKVNLLLAITGVREDGFHELVSVVAPLDFGDTLETIYDPQAEGPDTLRCEMPGVPTDNTNLVLRAAELFRARTGVKGRFDFDLEKRIPHGAGLGGGSSDGASALRAMNRLTGEPLNDAELAELAAEMGSDCPLFLQEGPVVMRGRGERLEILPDEAGKALRGIGLLLFKPPFGVATGWAYGRMKARGDVYADATQIEAGLSDWVSAPDLSKFPFYNNMQSVAFEKHRALPVLLEQLRTDLGLTCLMSGSGSSCFALTDGVSEEKLSSVRQAIAEAWGPEAFIQAARTL
- the pyrF gene encoding orotidine-5'-phosphate decarboxylase encodes the protein MSQPREDCKLILALDVPTREDAFAMLDRCGDELSWVKIGLQLFVKYGPDFVREVADRGYQVFLDLKLHDIPNTVASAVRSLKGLPIGMLTLHSMGGQEMMSRAAEAAAEINPDLTLLGVTVLTSMNRTNLATIGFDDDPEAMVLRLARLTSESGLGGLVCSPLELPMVRKELGPQIKIITPGVRPEGASADDQKRILTPAGARAKGASFIVVGRPILKADDPSQAITRILAELR
- the ispD gene encoding 2-C-methyl-D-erythritol 4-phosphate cytidylyltransferase, with the translated sequence MSYAAIFLCAGSGTRMRGAVQDKVLTPLNGLPVVAHSLRAFHQADIIDEITVVYRDEEQRQEIEQVLAANNPAQYPIHWVEGGRERQDSVFNALTELSLLVDYVFIHDCARPLVHPEALRKLRDAVKSDNAAVLAHRVTDTIKKASTKRSVRKRKLRDVPRSGLWAMETPQAFQREMIVEAYRRLRFNNLSVTDDTAALAYQHIGVTLVENEWPNPKMTVPGDLDYLEFLMNKRGA
- the ispF gene encoding 2-C-methyl-D-erythritol 2,4-cyclodiphosphate synthase, with amino-acid sequence MSQFRIGLGYDIHRFAEGRKLILGGVEIPHDKGLDGHSDADCLTHALADAVLGALGLPDIGHFFPNTDPRCEGMDSQDILRKAVEEAHSRGFRVGNCDIALIAEEPKIAPHLDAMKRALAASMQIETTEVGLKATTNEKIGDLGRSMGIAAHAVVMLEKA